DNA sequence from the Centropristis striata isolate RG_2023a ecotype Rhode Island chromosome 17, C.striata_1.0, whole genome shotgun sequence genome:
agaaattctgagattataatgggtgtgtattgcacggaatgttcgtgtcacagtgtgtgacatcatcgccagagtgtagagggagagaaaaaattgtcaaaaaataaatttgaaaactgcgctccaggccgcaaattccactctacagaaataatttatacatagaaacgtgggaaaattagtcttctccctcacaatcctctggtaaagctgtcagagttatagtttgggcgtacgacgcacagatgcgccaccaacacgcaccaacagcctcattggctcccatattaaaaacgcaggaagatttcagaaaaagggagatgtaacagttttttttagatcgctctaacaaagctattttttcatttttcttaaaaaaaaaatcatatgtagacgttcaggaagagctcaggacgctcaaagtgaagtcggatcaatgataggtattatggttttgccaaaaatgctttctgttcgaggccagaaattccagtctgttcacctctggctgctgtcactgttccggaacATTTGACAGTTGGTGTCAgtaaattctgttgattgcacatgcgcgtaagcgcacacactcctcacacatgcatacacatgcttcaaacacacacaagcacacacacacacacacacacacacaggtaactttatgtgattttaattacacacacacacacacacacacacacacacacacacacacacacacacacacacattttgaggttaaagggcatagtttgaaatctctgaagaatctcatcatagtgtacacacaccagcagtagcccccgtggccctttcagaatttccccagaggaaattttctagttctgcTTATTATTCTCATGAAGTTatgattattataaattaagAGCAATATTTTCTGTGGTTGATAGAAACTTTTCAAAGTTGAGGGGATTTACGGAGATTCTTTTGTGTGAGCCTTGGCCCTGTTTTTAGGAATATCCTTCTTGTTCTACCTtttaaagaggaggagaggtttCTCTTATTGTAACATATATGAGTTCATAAATACAAACTACTAATCTAATCAACAACCTGATATCAGAGTGatcaaaatatgtatataaaatatatacatataaaatataacataattaCTGAATCTATGCCATTTAGATGGTGTAAAATCAAAACATATACCAACAAACATTAAatgtaaattgtttttgttgaatCATGCAGGTTCAAAACCCACCAAATACAAACTGGTATGTTCGATAAACCCCCTTTTGTTGAATTTTGTCAAtaataacatgaaatatattacattgtttATCCAGAAGTGTTTGTTGTCacctttggggtttttttctatattaacaataatttcaaaattatttttcaccagCTCCCAGGCAGCATATCTTCTCATGTACAGAGGTAGGATCAcagacatatataaatatataaatcatgCTAATGTAACATTAACAGAGCATTACAAATTACATAATCTCATTGACTGTTGATCAATACGTCATACAACCCACTTCAAAAAAGTTGAACCATCCTTTTAGTGTAAATAGTTCTGCTTATTATTCTCATGAAGTTATGATTATATTAgttataattaaattatatgCGTAGGCTTTATTCAACACTGTTAAATATGAGACTTTAACTCCCTTATTCCATTTTTGTTCAtcagattttaattgttttctatttttcagttgctgttattattatattatacgtTTGCCAAGAGAAACTAAtttctgaatacatttttccacCAGATGAGAATTCTTCGAGGGGCTCACAGAGTGCACTCTGGAACAAACACACAatggttgtttttgttaaaattaatggatctaagaaacaaaatgatctgtGGTTTGTAAATAAATTTCAAAGTTGAGAGGATTGAGGGATTATTTTTGTGTGAGGCCCTGTTTTTATGAAAATCCTGCTTGTTCTGCCtttaaagaggaggagaggtttCTGTTATTGTATTATATGAGTTCAGAAATACAAACAACTAATCTAATCAACAACCTGAAATCATAGTAATCAGgagtaaaatgattttaattatGAATCGACTTTGCTTTATAATTATTGTGGCCCATTTCAATGTGTTTGACAATAGACTGCCTTTATAGTTGTATGATTTTCATAgtattacatttaaaacaaatgaaacactTTAACTCAGAAATACTCACAGAATCAATCTCATATAGCTATATTTAATGCATGCTAATATTAATCACAGATTACTTTTTACTATTTActattttactcattttgtttgACTGActcattttaaatacatgaatacacatgacatcattgtttttattttgataatagaaaCCTGTATGTTCCATCATTCTGTCATTTAACCAGCTAAATGTTGCTGCAAACTGAAATTTCTAGCTTGTTTGGGTGTAATAATCAGACtgtgtaaatataaatgaagaaaataaaataaaaaatactaaaaaaaagcaTCAATTTGAGCATTTTACTGATTTTATTGAAAGAGGTTTCTCGAGAAATTCTGATATGaaaattaacttgttttaagagtCTCACTTTGTAGATATATAATTCATGATTAGTAACATCAGTAGCTCAATACAGtgaattttatttacagtcttttaAAATATTAGACCTTTTTGTCATGTGCAATTTATaatcagtgatggaagaagtattcagatcctttacttcagtaaaagtactaacaccacactacagaattactccactacattaaaagtcctgctttcaaaatgttgctgaagttaaagtacaaaagtatcagcatcaaaatggacttaaagtattaaaagttaaagtacttgttatgcagaatgatgcTACTCAGATTgtgttatatattccaaatatattttggattattatttttgatgcatttatgtaagcagcattttatctaCAATGTAGggcattttaattacttaataaaccgttatgtggtttaatttataaaaatgaattcaaCTTGAATGTTTGAAAGTACTACTGAAGCGGAGATTTCTGGccttatatgatatatattgtaAAACCCCAAACATTTTCAGGTTTTCATATGGGTTTGAGgtttgtttaaatattaattttaattttggtaaatttaggagaaatcttcagacacaaatagacaaagtgtAGTCAAATTAACACCAAAATGAGTATTTGGAAGTGTTTCTTTCCACCGGCCTAAAACAACAGTAGCTTTGATtacttgctttattttctgtctctgtgattatttttatattaaaagagGAATAATGAATTCcaataattaaattttttattgaatGACTTGCTTCCTGCCCTACACATACTGATAATAAATGATGATACAATAGCATAATGAGGAAAAACATggcaaaacaaacagtaaataaaacattaacagaATTAATTGTGATAGTATATATTGACTGTGACACagaaaacattatatacatttacattatagATGTTAAACGATCTGTTAACAATTGCACTGGAAATAGTAAAATTAATGTATAtttgtgcacatttttacatttgtacAGAGAAATTATCTTTTAGGTTCAAAATTGTTATCGAGCTGAGAATCATTGTTGTATACTGATTTATTGTTACAAGACAAAGACAGTTCACCCAGAAAGTTTCATGTTAAGTTTATCTGCTCCACTATCTACTGTTTAATCATTACTGAAGTGgtctgtacatttaaaaaaaaaaggattagtAATAGTCGTAGTATAGgtattataaataatttaggAAGAAATATGGCCAAATGTGCTTACAGAGGCTAAATCTTTTATCAAGCTCACAACCAAACAGTCACTATAAAgggtttataaaataaattcaaatcacagtaaatattttttttttctttttaaatcaacagaAGTTATTGCACACAGCCTACTTCCTGTTCCATACAGGTATGGAGGTCTGTCTTGGTGCTACACCAGTGGAGCAAACTTTAATTAATGAGTTATTGCCCACCTTCTCACACTCTACAGTGAGCTTCAGACACACTAAACAGAACTTCACCTTACATCGAGAACATGTGATGTGTTTACATCTGGTTCCGTCATGCTCCACCAGCAAACCACAGGTGGGACAGGCTCGGGTGGAGGGACAGCCAGTGACCCCCTTCACAACTTTGAATCTGATTTCAGGGCAGGTTCTCAGTATTTCCAGTGGGCTGTGACACTCATCATTTTCACAGTGACCAGAACGTGGTGCTGGACCTTTCCATTCATTCAAACACTGCCAGCAGAATGTAAAGGCCTTATTTTGTCTGGCCGTGCACGATATGCAGTAGACCTGTAGATTATTCAGGTCAGTTCTCACCACAGCAGACTTGCAGCCAGGACACTGTGAAGTGGAGTTGGTTGAAAAAACAAAGGGGTTCAGTTTTTTCGAGTTTTTGAAAGATTTTTGTACAATGTACAGACAACCGTTGATCAATAGTGTAATACTTACTGATTTGACATCCAAGTAATTCTTGGCAGCGTaatcatacattttcttttcaaagtACTCCATCTCTTCAGGGGTCAGAAGAGCCATTTTACGGACCTCCTCATACGGCCACTCAGCTTTACAGTGACCACACACAAATCTACCCTTACCCTTTGGGATAGAAAAGAGATAGAATAAGTCaaactttcatttcattttgattattattatttttttttttaaatgaactgataCCTTACCTTGTCCAGCTGATGGCGACACCAGATGGTGAGAGACATTGGAGTGACAGTGTGACCGCAGGACATCTTGGCTCTGAGAGACTTAAATTCATTGCACTCAActatgagacacacacaaacgagTGTTACTGGATTCCTCTGACAACGTTAATAATGTGAAGTGGTTAATCGTGTAAAGCAGACCACAACTTGTTCACCATTTATATTAATGACATTGTCTAAATAAACATCCCAATAATGGTTCCAACATACAACTGCTTACAGAATGTAAATACACTTAAACACCACATTGACACATTTTCTATCAGTGCTCAGCACTGAGGAGCTCCCTCAGCCCTTTGACCTCTGGACTCATTCTGCTCTTAGATTTATTACCAGTGATGGTTACAATCCTCATCATTTTAACTTGTATGATAAAGTGGGCTGGCCCTCTCTGGCATATACTGTAGGTGAAAGAAACTAAATACTTGACTGGAATTATGGACACTACTTGACCCAATCAAACGATTGGTTTACTCACAGCTCAGGCTGAGGATCAATGTACCCAgaacatttagtcagttttgtaGCTTGATTGCAGACCTGCCTGCAAcagtttgcagctgtttttaacTTGGAtctttttaaattgcatttttacttatttatgtattttgtctGTTGTCTGTATTtcaaatttgtatttctgtactgttGGTAAGTTTACTcatcactgtaaatgagggaaacctcagtgccttgtgagtttaaaagtaaaagtgtgcAAAGTTCCTCATGTCACAGAATGACATACTATAAATTATTCAAGATCATcttgataaattaaaaaaactcagATTTGCTGGGTACTTACAATCCATATCATCATCTCCATCGACAAAATGAAGTGTGAAGTCCTGGAAGTCATAAAACTTCTCTGCCGGTGGTTCAATGTTTGGTTGTCCGGTAACACTTCTCTTTACAGTTGCTGGATTGATTCTTGGTTGTTGGGTAACACTTCTCTTTACAGTTGCTGGATTGATTCTTGGTTGTTGGGTAACACTTCTCTTTACAGTTGCTGGATTGATTCTTGGTTGTTGGGTAACACTTCTCTTTACAGTTGCTGGATTGATTCTTGGTTGTTGGGTAACACTTCTCTTTACAGTTCCTGGATTGATTCTTGGTTGTCGGGTAACCCTTCTCTTTACAGTTCCTGGATTGTTTCTTGGTTGTTCGGTGTCACTTGCCTCTACAGTTGCTGGATTGTTGCTCAGTTGTCCAGTATCAGTTCTCTTTACAGTTGCTGCATTGTTGCTCAGTTGTCCAGTATCAGTTCTCTTTACAGTTGCTGCATTGTTGCTCAGTTGTCCAGTATCAGTTCTCTTTACAGTTGCTGCATTGTTGCTCAGTTGTCCAGTATCACTTGTCTTTACAGTTGCTGCATTGTTGCTCAGTTGTCCAGTATCACTTCTCTGCACACTTTTCAAATTGGCGCTCTGCTGTTGACCTAACTGTTCAGCTACCGAATTGCAACTCAGATTATTGGATTTAGGTGCTAAATTGCTTAATTTCTCATAATACCCTGTCTTTTGTTGAGTTGTCGCACTGCTTGGATGTGCAGAATCCCTTCGCTGCTGTTCAGTTACCAAATTATAGCTCAGATTTTGAGAAtcgctgttttttttctgttcatttggtGAATTCCTCAAAGGTCCTGATTCAGTCTTCATTTCCTCCTTTGTAGATTTTGAGCCCATCTTGACTCCGTGTGTTCTCCTTCTGctacacaacaacaaagactgaagaggagacagaggtTTTATCAAAGGATCATTAGCGGTCATGTGATTTTCAGACTGATGAcgtatcattttaaaattagaAATAACAAACACCCTGTATTTTAGCTTTCGCTTCTTATGCATCGGGGTGGTTTGCACCTGAACCAAATTAAACAAACTCCTCATACAGTCCTCACTGAGAATAATGAAATTTCAGCTGAACGTAGTTGGACCCACAGGAAACGACAAGATCGTCAATCTGTGCGACactgaggaggagatgaagcTTTTCACTGTGGAGCAACTAAAAACGGAAATTACTGAACAACTAGACATCGGTACGTCTAATGTTTCTTCTCTTGGTAATGTGTAGGCCtacatatttcacttttatcttttaaataaaacccaATATACGCGAAAGCTTACTTTACATAGATCATAATTAACAGTCATTAAAAACCGCTTTTATCGTTTAAATGACACTTAACAACATGATAAATAAACCTATCAAACAACGTATTATGAACGGTATGGCTATGTCCAAAATCTGTTAATGGATAGACTGCGTCACTATTTCAGCTAACAGCCGAAtagtaatagttataataacttataatcaaattattattattattattattattattattattattattattattattaataataataataataataataataataataataataaagctatCAAGTGAAAGCTTCTGTGAATGCAGTTGGCGACATGagttaaaaagttaatttacaaTTTATACGACAGAGTGACAGTTCGATCACAGTAGTGATAATCGGCTCGTGCTGCAAGGCTGCATGATATCTTTGCATAGGCATTGACGCGTTATCTTCTCCCTTAACTGTGTTGATGAGTTAAGTCTTTTTCTGCACAGATGAGGACATCCGAATGGTCTACGGAAACAAGCAGCTGGAGGAGTCATCCCTGCTGATCTCCTACGGGATCCAACACCTTTCCACCATCCACACCGTGGTGAAGCTGCCCGGAGGCGTCTGACGCGAtgaagaagcagaaaaaaaccaaacatcTGAGATTCTGAACTACTCTGCCACGATCCAACCAAAAATCATAAAACATTGCATTTTAATGCTGTCCTTGTAGATGCACTTTATCATATGCCTGAATAAATGTCCTAAACATACTGACGTATTTCacagaattttatttttgagGGGTAGTCCTTTAtacccttttattttatttatatgagaaataaTTTAGTTGTATTTTACGAGAgagcttttatttgtttgatgaGCAGTTTATTTGTTAATTCACTTTTAAAGCTTTGCACATATCGTGATATAAAGGTGGAAAGATTTCAGTGGAAGAGAAATGGCATGAATGTAGTTATACTGTAGCCGTCAGGGGGTGGATGAAGACTATGAGAACAAAGatgtgtttactttttttaatttgcttcatTTATTTGCACAAGTAACACAACGATAAATCACAAAACTTCAGTGGcagaaacatttagaaaaagacatgagtaaacatataaaatatgttgGGACATATTCTAAAACCAAGATCCTCTTTATCTGATCAGTGAATTTATTAAACGTTATTAGCACCTAATCAGGCtgaacacagatttttttcttaatcatgGTGAAGCAAGGCTCAGTTAGAATATGATTATCACAATATGATAATAAAGTTGGTGGGACAAATGGCAGAAAGAcaatattaaattaagatgagcGTAACTATGGATGATTATCAGCAGGTCGTTATCAGCCCACTCAACTACTGCTGGCTGAAAACATACAGattttacaatttctttcttttccttgaGCTTGCTGAATAAGATTCGGCAAGTctctcaaaacaaaacaactaaaaaccgGTTTGGACTGAAGGAAAGTTTTGCTATTTTACCAGTTAATTAGTTGGACTTAATACCAGGAACATGCTTCGTTATTACTGTCAAGCAGGTAACATTTTTAATCTATTCTTCCGTGAGAAAAATCAAAGGCTCTGTGT
Encoded proteins:
- the LOC131990141 gene encoding E3 ubiquitin-protein ligase RNF19B-like — translated: MGSKSTKEEMKTESGPLRNSPNEQKKNSDSQNLSYNLVTEQQRRDSAHPSSATTQQKTGYYEKLSNLAPKSNNLSCNSVAEQLGQQQSANLKSVQRSDTGQLSNNAATVKTSDTGQLSNNAATVKRTDTGQLSNNAATVKRTDTGQLSNNAATVKRTDTGQLSNNPATVEASDTEQPRNNPGTVKRRVTRQPRINPGTVKRSVTQQPRINPATVKRSVTQQPRINPATVKRSVTQQPRINPATVKRSVTQQPRINPATVKRSVTGQPNIEPPAEKFYDFQDFTLHFVDGDDDMDFECNEFKSLRAKMSCGHTVTPMSLTIWCRHQLDKGKGRFVCGHCKAEWPYEEVRKMALLTPEEMEYFEKKMYDYAAKNYLDVKSCPGCKSAVVRTDLNNLQVYCISCTARQNKAFTFCWQCLNEWKGPAPRSGHCENDECHSPLEILRTCPEIRFKVVKGVTGCPSTRACPTCGLLVEHDGTRCKHITCSRCKVKFCLVCLKLTVECEKVGNNSLIKVCSTGVAPRQTSIPVWNRK
- the LOC131989916 gene encoding ubiquitin-ribosomal protein eL40 fusion protein-like — encoded protein: MKFQLNVVGPTGNDKIVNLCDTEEEMKLFTVEQLKTEITEQLDIDEDIRMVYGNKQLEESSLLISYGIQHLSTIHTVVKLPGGV